Part of the Nicotiana sylvestris chromosome 2, ASM39365v2, whole genome shotgun sequence genome, TTTAGCTGTGATTTtgaattctctttctttttccacTTTGCCTCTTCTTTTCTAAGAGGAGCCTTGACGTAACTTGTAAAGTTGCTACCATGTGactaggaggtcacgggttcaagccgtggaaacagcctcttgcaaaaatgtagggtaagactgcgtacaatagaccatTGTGGTCTGGCCCTTCTTTTGACcccgcacatagcgggagcttagtgcacccgGCTGCCCTTGTTTGCCCTCTTCTTTCCTAAATGAAGAACGTTGAAATATGTGAACATCTTATCGGGAAGCTTAAAGCTTTTGATAGGCCAAACACACGAAAATCCTTTTTATGTAGTAGTGAGATTCGAATATATAATCACTTTTAATTACCTGCTCTTCTCTGGTATCATATATATTTTTGATTTGTGTGACTATttcaattaaaaatttaaattattgAAGATCAAGAGCAACTGTAATTAATTTATTATACCTTTAACAAAGAAAACTCTAagaatttcttttttaaaatacTTGGGAGTGTAATTAGGGGGACTATATGCATTGTGGAAAGTATATATGCTAATCAAATTCATCTTCTAACAGCCAGCCAATTCTTGAATAACTAGCTTTAAAGTACGCGCATTGCGCGTGTTATCCATATCAATGAatataaaatttgaaaattatACAAAGATTATCAAACTATGTGATGAGttataaaataagaaaaaaaattaaaatgtacAAGCTTAATAAAGACTATTGATCATTTTTAGCCAacttaataaagaaaaaaaattatatcaCGCAATTGTATTCTAATGCCTTTACATAACTTCGATATATGAGTTGTGCATTTGCTTTAATAGCTCAAATAGAGAATAATATGTTGACTTGTATTCAAGTATCATGTAAAATATACTATATTCTCATAGCCTTAAAGAAATAAATTCTATTTGCTCAAAGTACCTAATATAAATTTCATGTTAATCTTATTGAATTCAAATTGAAAATGCGAAAAATAATAAGATACTCCATATATTGTTAGATATAATTAATATATAAAGAATTTTATTAGATTAGTAATACTAAAATCCAACAAAATTTATTTCTAGAAAGAAATAAATGATATAATTTAGTCATTATATCATTATGATATAAGTTAAATTTGCTTAAACATTATTTATATTGTTAATGTACTCAAAATAAGTTAAATTATCTACGTTGTTAGAGTATTATTTAGCTGCAAAATTCTAATGTAGGATATAGTGTTGGAGTACAAACCCATAATCAAACATTAGTAAACAACTATTAAATAGAAAATTATAATTTGAGATTTTAACCAATATAAAAAATATGCATGTACACTTTGTTTCGGTTATATAAACTAAATTTATTAAACGTGTATGTTTTTGCATGTCACACTTATAAAAGTTCCCAAATGTTTTTTAGATATTTCAATATAGTTAGTAATCTTCCTTAAATATGTAGTATACGCttgcaaaatttatttttttaaatcctaaatattaggagctTTTACATTAATTATATAAGGAAATATATAATAACAATAATTTTAGTTAATATAAAATCTTAAATTTTAGGAAAAATTATCAAATGACAATTTTGTCTAGTATGAACTTTATTTTTTAAGGGTgtaaaaggcgaacgacatttcgctaagggccttcgtgcttttaatatagtactagttttAGCATACACGCGTTGCGCGTGTCCCTCtttttaatgaaaaataaaattttataaataaaataaataatattcaaaaatatgtttatGTTATTATATAAAATTAAGAGTAGTTCTTCCTTAGGAGTTTGATCTAGTCTAATAGTTCTTCCTTCAGTAGTTTCTCTTGCTTGCTTGCTTTATTATACAAAAAAGGTTATAGGAGTAGCGTTTGATTGAAAGGTAAAAAAATCATTCAACTTTACTTGAGGACTTGGGTACGTACATTGCATGTATATTTCATGTAAAAAACTTTATGTAAGATAGTTTACCAACAATTAATTTTTGTTTATCTTTACTCATTTTACGGTACTGCTAAAGCTGTAACCTTATTCTATTAATAACTTAATAATCATATAGGCATCCGAACTCGATTATTATTaacaatttttatattattttttttgctcAATTATTATCTTATTTTACCTAAAATTTCTTTCTAAAGTACTTTTACCCGCGACCAATTACATATATATGTTCTTTTTATATTCCTATTTTTGTGTACAAAATATATATTGATTAACTTATTCTACCATTTAAAATAATGtcacatttaaaaaaattatcatttgattatttcttaatatttagacaataaaaatggacaaaactTATAAGTATATTTCAAATTCTACGTCCTtattgttaaaagaaaatagaatgTCACAATTGCTTTTTAAAGTCTAAATTCATGTCACCTTAATATGAATTATCATtaatgttttcatttttttaaaatcaaaactaTGACTTAAATGCACTATTTCTTACGTGCCTTTTTAAATATTAGGCATAAAATTGATGGATCAGTTATttactttaattttatttaaaacacACGTTATTTACTTTTTTCACAGAATATATATCCATGAAAGCAACATGTAAGAATTATAATTATGTGacatatataattcaaataagaaaaatatttaagttAAGTAAAGTTTTAATTGACtttaaagtcctaaattttaGGGTTTCCTGCCTAGTGTTcaatggaaaataatttaataacaAAAATTTTAGTCAATTTCAAGAACTAAATATTAGgagaataattaaatgactattttgtttaGTGTGAACTTcaattttaaagggtaaaaaaggcgaacgacatttcgctaagggccttcgtgcttttaatatagtatagatagatagatagatatagatgtATGGACTATACGACAATAATggaaaaagaaattaaacaatTAATGAATCAAGACAATGGTCCAACAATGATCAACTTATGCTACATAAAACGACAAATGACGTGAAAGATCCTTCCTAAATAAGTATGAGGCTAAACATCAAGTTTGTGTAAGTCTTTGAAGTGCCTAAGTGGGTTGTTGTTTCCATTAGTACATTAGTTACGCGTAAAAAAAGTTATAACAAAATATCAAGTACTTTTGATTAATAGGGCATGCAAATTTAGAGGCGAAGTCGAGATTTAAACTTTTTGAGTTTTAAATTGCAAGATAATGCGTTTAGGGGTTTCGTTTGGGttcttaatttaatttttgtatatatttagtGACCTTTTTAATAGCAATACAGAAATATTAGAATTAAAGCTATTGAGTCCAGCCGAACCAATTTGGCCCTGATTACTTACTAATCAAAATGATGAAGCAACATGTTATGAAAGTTGGATGTGAACTGATAGAGACCATGTGAAGACTTCCTTCTAAATACTTAAAAGTTAGGCTCACGTCGGACTTCATCCATGCAAATCCATGCACAAATGTAGTTAATTGTGGAAAGCCAAAGATTGAAATTTCTCAAAATAGCTATATTGCCTTTCCACACGTCCATTTCGAGTGAATTCAGTTCGGTATATGTTGGCAGCCCGTACATATTAGTAATTTTGAATGATTTACGTTGAATTTAATTTATATATTCATACTGTACGAAAATCTTACTCTAGGTAACGTATTTCACTTTTTGTAATTTAGTCTATATGGCCTTTTCCCCGtccattttttgtttatttttcaaTTTATTATTACTAATTTCATTTTGATGTATGATAATACATATTTCAGTACTCTAATATAATTAATCAAAGTGGTGTCTTTTTCAAAACGAATTTTCCAATCACTAAAAGTAATTAGCTTAGATAAGTAGTTGCTGAGCTTGCATATTATTCGTCAAGTGATTACCACATTTTCGATTTAGAGGCAgattaatagcctgtttggcccaACTTTTTCAAACCTAAAAGCACTTTTTTTATAGCCTGTATTGGCctagctttttcaaaaaaaaaaaaagtgttttttatttcaaagttgaagtgtttggccaaacttttggaagaaaaaaagagaaacaattttggagaagcagaaaaaagtagcttctccccagaaacacttttgagaaaaatatacttagaaacactttttaaaagcttgggtaaatactaattgctgctcagaagtacttttcaaattaattagccaaatacaaactaattctcaccaaaagtacttttgaaaaaaatacttcccaaaataagctgattttcgaaacttgaccaaacaggctataagacaAACATGATTATTGCATGTTTCTTTTAGGAAAAACtatccataataataatataattagaaggaaaaaaaaaaaaggaactaaactcttttccaagTGTTCATGATTTAATGGATTAACTGATCACCGCCATTTCCCTTAATTAATTACATTTTCCCTACTTCTAGAATTCCCCTCTTGCATGGTTGATACACAATACTGTGAAGATATTTTACAATATTAATGTATAGTTTAACATATGATAGCAAATTAGTTGCGCATCATTTTTATCAAGTTACAAAAAAGGGAGTAATTCTTATCATAGAAATTTACCTGTAATTACCATGTACTTAAGTAACTTGATTGTGTATCTATTTACAATACTGTTAATTAATgcataaaagttaaactcataaGTTTGATAGTTGTATTACACAGTGACTCATGAAGCAGGAGAGACATGGGAATATGATTCGGAATTTTTAATGCTTTACATATATAGCTATATATTAGTTGGTTGCATCATTAAGCAATTGCATGGACCAAAGGTCCTCCATGCTCCAAATATTTTCATTTGTTTCAGCTGGAAAATTGGCCTGAAAATTAGTTGTGCCCATATTATTTCCATTGTAAGATGATGGAGAGTAGGTTTCAATGGTATTATTTTCAGTAGAAACTTGGCTTGTGCTTGCTTGTTGATGATGGTTGTTCTCAGAATTTGATGATGGTCTAATATTCATGCCTTCATCTGCTTGTTTAATGTGCTTTTGAATCCTTGTCCTCCAGTAGTTCTTTATCTCGTTATCTGTTCTTCCTGGCAAATGCTTTGCAATTTTTGACCACCTGTtcaaaatgattagtttaaattcTTTGCACTAACGTATATAAAGCACAATCAAGTCACAACATTATAAGGTAATTACAGATAAATCTCTATGATAAACATTACGTAGTTGATAACCTGGTAAAAATGATAACCTGCTATCGTATAGGTTAAATTAATTATATTATTAGTGTGAAAAATATTTACACATGTAAATTAGTGGTATAACTTAAATCCTTCTAATGAAgtgtattttctttaatttgttctGCTAACAATCGTCTACCAACTTGTATACTGATCACTATCTAGTCTAGTCTAGATAATTATTATAATATTCTTTGACCACAGATAATGTCTTTACTCTTTAACATGagacttttatatatatatatatattgcaccTTCTGGTAATTATTTATAGCATTATGGCTGCGGATGCGATAATGTACCAAATTCTCGACTGGAAAGTAGAGCACTAGTAATTCCATATTGATATAAGTGTTTTTCAGTCACGTTTAATTTGTGGCTGAATTCAAGTCTGTTTTTGCCTCCATTTCTTATATAAAGGAAACTCAACTGTCAAAATGACTTTGAAACTAGGGAAAGCCACAAAAACCCTAACTTCCAACTAATAACTCATTTCCTAATTCCTACATTCTCCAATGCCTCCAGAAGGATAAAGGGTTGTTCAACAGAATACTTTACGATAAGAGTCAGCAACCACCgccaaaggatgtggtgcagtggatAGGGATGCTCctcccttaaccagaggtctcgagttcgagctctgggtatggaaaaatccttgataGGGAGCGCTACCCTCCGAATGGGGCCTTACCCGGTGCGAATCCgaatatagtcgggctccaatgcgAGTGCCGAACACAgggtgggaaaccaaaaaaaaagagccAGCAACCTGCTTGACGAACGTCAGCGACAGAGACATCAAAAATTGGTCCGCGGGAATCGCGATAGAGAATAAAGTTATTGCGGGGGGCGTTTTCTAATTCTTCTGTTTCAATTTGGATAACAAACTTTCCTTATTAGTCCGTTttaaaaagaatgacacatttatATAATTGGAAATAGTTCAACTTTAAActctcattttacccttaatgataaGTTTTTATAACTACACAAATGTCATGGTCCCACAAAGTTTTTACCGCTTAAGCTTTTaagatcacaagtttcaaaagttttctttttatcctttaaactctGTGTCGAGTCAAATTACCTCATCTAAAATGAAACGGAAGGAGTACTACAATAGAGGTAACAAATTTTATACCAcgtgtatataacttaaactccGACTGTAAAAACCTAGGGTAGGAAGAGGGGGGCCTTGTCTTCATAAAAAGCCAAAAGAATAAGGTAGCTGTCTGCTTCAATCAAAGCAAATTGGAGAAGAGCTTCTGCTTCGATCTTTCAACTGATAGATCAAAGGCCTTAGCATGTGATTCAATTCAATGGGTTCTTCTTTAGATGGAAATTACTTCTATTCTTTTGGCTCAGCTCGTTCACAATATCTCATGGTTTTAACTAACTTAGTAACATTATAAAAGaataattatagataattatacattaaaaagTAGGGTTGGTAATCAGAAACATAAGATAACAACGTTAAAATATACTGATAGTGTAAAAATATGTACTCCCTCCGtgtcaatttatgtgaacctatttcttttttagtCCGTGCAAACAAGAATGATCTCTTtccctatttggaaacaatttacctttatgcaatgatttatagccacacaaaatatatgtgcttcattttacaccacaagttcaaaactCTTCTTTCTTTCCTTAAACTCCGTACCCAGCCAAattggttcacataaattgaaacggagggagtatataagTATTAAGTGAAATCCATGTGTCATATCCTGCTATAATGCAAGGCTGAATCCCTGTCCTTGTTTACTAATTATGGTGGCCAAATGAGTTTGTAATTAATCATAATATTTTTCTATGTATATTGTAAAGCATAATAAATTAATGTAATTACTGTAGAAGTGACATCGTTTTGTACTTTCATGTTAATTAATCAACTTGGACGGAATACCCTTTACGTGATTAATCTTAaagaatttcagactgtcaaatCAAGCCGTAAACCCAAAAATGGTTGACGAAAAGTAATTCAAATCTTCCCAAAAATAGAAAATATTAGAAGATCGATGTACGGAGTTGCTTCCGTAGAATAAAATCTTTGAACACAACTTTTACACGTTGTATGAgtaataatttaataattaagtCGGTcaggaattatacatatattctttTTCATACTATATATACtcgtataaataaataaaaaattcaatAAACAAATCTTGGTTACATCTCGCACGTTGCAAATTCTTCCTCACTCTCTCACATGCCAAATCTAGTTCTATGAACAGGTTATGGACTTAAGAGATTTTAGGCTACGAGTTCAGAACCAATTTTGGAAAATTTATCTTTGTCCACTCAACACAAAAGACACTCATATGGGAGAATcaaaaacttgaagaagaaaattacaccattttttttataaaaaaaaaattccaactATATATTTCACTTGATGTAATAATCAAAATACTAGAAGtaaatttattaattaataactCACCTGTTTCCCCATTTGGCATGCAGTTCCATAATCAAGAGCTGTTCTTCAGGTGTAATATTTCCCCTCCGAACATCCGGCCGGAGATAGTTTAGCCACCGGAGTCTACAACTTTTTCCGGTACGCTTCAGACCTACCAcagtaaaagaaaaaaacatttaatatatataaactaaaaaaataaaaattcggaACTACTAAGGTTATGGTTTAGTGGTATATATAGTAGTGGGAGGGAGTTTTCTTGCCACATACTAGGTGTAGGTTCAATTTACACGGTACAATATATAGATTCACGTGAACTCATTAATTTTTGTCTATATTCtttatatatactaattaaaAAGTTCACTAAAAATATTTGATTGTAAACTCAGTTATTATTGTAGATTAACTTGAGACCGTTGTTAAAGTCTATAAATTTTAAATCCTTGATTTGTGTCTGATTCACACTATTCTTTCCCGTTCCCTTACGCTGATCTCTCATGtaagaattattattttttttaataaaaggaagaaataaaagagaggaaGAACAAGTATACAAGACGAAACGGTATTTAGGGTtcattttaattaaaaaaaaaaaaaaagagttagtcctagttaattaattACCAGCAGATCGAGCAAGGGAATTCCAAACACCTTCACCATGATTAGCTATATAATTGATGAGAATCAAATCTTCTTCCATAGTCCAAGGACCTTTCCTAACTTCAACATCGTGAGAATTGCATGTTCTTTTATTATCCATTTTTTTTATGAGAGTGGGAAAAGAGGAAAATATAAAGGAGAGAAGAGAGAGATAAGGTGGTTTTTAGATGTGGGATTTTGACGAGGAACTAATGTTAGTTGGACTTATATTTATAGGGGCTAACTAAGATGAGATTTTGTACTAGTAATTCAGTCTTTAATCAGCCAGGCACAAAATAACTTTTAGCCTAAGTTGCTCTAAATAAATTCTTAAGTGCATTAATATACTTATAAATCGATACTGCTAATATATAGCTTTAAATTATACGTGCATAAATACTGATGTGTGCATGCATGGTCTGCGCTTAATTACTAAACacaaaacaaattaaaataatgttCTGAtcctttaatttttaatttttactttttttatttataatataTATGTGTCTCCTCTACATACTTGAACTCTTGAAATAGCCTTTCATTAAGTTATATCAATATCAGAATAAATAAAACTCTGCACGTGCATGCTGATGCCTACGTGTTGTCGTGTTAGTTTCCAAAGAATAAAATGACAGCgcgttttat contains:
- the LOC104232455 gene encoding MYB-like transcription factor EOBI, whose protein sequence is MDNKRTCNSHDVEVRKGPWTMEEDLILINYIANHGEGVWNSLARSAGLKRTGKSCRLRWLNYLRPDVRRGNITPEEQLLIMELHAKWGNRWSKIAKHLPGRTDNEIKNYWRTRIQKHIKQADEGMNIRPSSNSENNHHQQASTSQVSTENNTIETYSPSSYNGNNMGTTNFQANFPAETNENIWSMEDLWSMQLLNDATN